Proteins from one Pseudoalteromonas undina genomic window:
- the polA gene encoding DNA polymerase I, protein MAQIPENPLILVDGSSYLFRAYHSPPHLTNSKGEATGAIYGVVNMLKSLIKQYDPSHMVVVFDAKGKTFRNDMYSEYKANRPPMPDDLRTQIAPLHSIIKAMGFPLISIEGVEADDVIGTFARIASEQQRHVLVSTGDKDMAQLVNEHVTLINTMTDSISDPDTVVEKFGVGPELIIDYLALMGDKVDNIPGVEGCGPKTAVKWLQKYGSLQGVIDNAADIKGKIGEKLAKAIDHLPLSYELATIKCDVEVESDLDTFKLQTPNKDELIALYGECEFRRWLAELLDNPKDADTHLAVPTQENELPKVEDAHYETILTEAQFNTLIEQLNEAELFAFDTETTSLEYMKAQLVGMSFAVKAGEAAYLPVAHDYPGAPEQLSLEFVMQKLGPILADENKAKVGQNLKYDKSVLANAGYELNGIKFDTMLESYVFNSVGTRHDMDSLALKYLGHKNISFEDIAGKGKKQLTFNQIELEKAAPYAAEDADITLRLHQVLWPKLEADEKLKSVFENIEMPLVSVISDIERTGVAIDSNMLATHSQRLGERLLELEKEAFEIAGEPFNLSSPKQLQVLLFEKLELPVIKKTPKGAPSTAEEVLQELAHDYPLPKVIIEHRGLSKLKSTYTDKLPLIVNEQTKRVHTSYHQAVTATGRLSSSDPNLQNIPIRSEEGRRIREAFIAADGYKIVAADYSQIELRIMAHLSQDKGLLNAFANGLDVHSATAAEVFGVELEEITSDMRRKAKAVNFGLIYGMSAFGLARQLDVPRHEAQHYIDKYFERFPGVLEYMETTREKAAENGYVETIFGRRLHLPEINARNGARRKGAERAAINAPMQGTAADIIKKAMLTVHAWVNQQAPNTVKLLMQVHDELVFEIKTECTEQYTQQICELMSQAAQLDVPLIVEADEGDNWEQAH, encoded by the coding sequence ATGGCTCAGATCCCCGAAAACCCGCTTATTCTTGTTGATGGCTCTTCATATTTGTTTCGTGCTTATCATTCGCCACCTCATTTAACTAATTCTAAAGGTGAAGCCACTGGCGCCATTTATGGCGTGGTAAACATGTTGAAAAGTTTGATCAAACAATACGATCCTTCACATATGGTAGTGGTGTTTGATGCCAAAGGTAAAACTTTTAGAAATGACATGTACAGCGAGTATAAAGCGAATCGTCCGCCAATGCCTGATGATCTGCGTACCCAAATAGCGCCGCTACATAGCATTATTAAAGCGATGGGCTTTCCATTAATTAGTATTGAAGGTGTAGAAGCCGATGACGTGATTGGTACATTTGCGCGCATTGCTTCTGAGCAACAACGCCATGTATTAGTATCAACTGGTGATAAAGATATGGCACAGTTGGTTAATGAGCATGTCACCTTGATCAATACCATGACCGACAGTATTTCAGATCCCGACACTGTGGTTGAAAAGTTTGGTGTTGGACCTGAGCTTATTATCGATTATTTAGCCTTAATGGGCGATAAAGTAGATAATATTCCTGGTGTTGAAGGGTGCGGGCCTAAAACTGCGGTTAAATGGTTACAAAAGTACGGATCGCTTCAGGGCGTAATTGATAATGCTGCTGATATCAAAGGTAAAATAGGTGAAAAGCTTGCAAAAGCGATTGATCATTTACCATTGAGCTATGAACTTGCCACTATTAAGTGTGATGTGGAGGTTGAATCCGATCTTGATACTTTTAAATTGCAAACACCGAATAAAGACGAATTAATTGCCTTATACGGTGAGTGTGAATTCCGTCGCTGGCTAGCTGAATTACTAGACAATCCAAAAGATGCTGACACACATTTAGCGGTCCCAACCCAAGAGAATGAGTTGCCAAAAGTTGAAGATGCGCACTATGAAACGATTTTAACTGAGGCCCAATTTAATACATTGATAGAGCAGCTCAATGAAGCTGAGCTATTTGCTTTTGATACTGAAACAACCAGTTTAGAGTATATGAAAGCGCAGTTGGTAGGGATGAGTTTCGCAGTAAAAGCAGGGGAAGCCGCCTACTTACCGGTTGCACATGATTACCCAGGTGCGCCTGAACAGCTAAGCCTTGAATTTGTGATGCAAAAGCTTGGGCCAATATTAGCTGACGAAAATAAAGCTAAAGTTGGTCAAAATTTAAAATACGATAAAAGTGTGCTTGCCAATGCTGGCTATGAATTAAATGGTATTAAGTTTGATACTATGTTGGAGTCTTATGTTTTTAACAGCGTAGGTACTCGTCATGATATGGACTCATTAGCACTTAAATATTTAGGCCACAAAAATATTAGCTTTGAAGACATTGCAGGTAAAGGTAAAAAGCAGCTCACGTTCAATCAAATCGAACTTGAAAAAGCGGCGCCTTATGCCGCAGAAGATGCCGATATTACTTTGCGTTTACACCAAGTACTATGGCCGAAACTTGAAGCGGATGAAAAGCTTAAATCGGTGTTTGAAAATATAGAAATGCCACTAGTAAGCGTTATTTCTGACATTGAGCGCACCGGTGTTGCTATCGACAGCAACATGTTGGCCACGCACAGCCAACGTTTAGGTGAACGATTACTTGAGCTTGAAAAAGAAGCGTTTGAAATCGCAGGCGAACCGTTTAACTTAAGCTCGCCAAAGCAATTACAAGTACTGTTATTTGAAAAGCTAGAATTGCCCGTTATCAAAAAAACACCCAAAGGCGCGCCTTCTACAGCAGAAGAAGTACTGCAAGAATTAGCACACGATTACCCATTGCCTAAAGTGATTATTGAGCATCGCGGTTTATCTAAGCTTAAATCAACTTACACAGATAAATTGCCACTGATCGTGAATGAGCAAACCAAGCGTGTGCATACTTCTTATCATCAAGCGGTAACAGCAACGGGTCGATTAAGTTCAAGCGATCCTAACCTACAAAATATTCCTATTCGTTCAGAAGAAGGGCGCCGTATTCGTGAAGCCTTTATTGCTGCTGATGGATATAAAATTGTGGCGGCCGATTACAGCCAAATAGAGCTGCGTATTATGGCGCATCTTTCACAAGATAAAGGGTTGCTCAATGCCTTTGCAAATGGCTTAGATGTGCATAGCGCTACAGCTGCTGAGGTATTTGGAGTTGAGCTTGAAGAGATTACATCTGATATGCGCCGTAAAGCTAAAGCCGTTAACTTTGGCTTAATTTATGGCATGTCGGCATTTGGTTTGGCACGTCAACTTGATGTACCACGCCATGAAGCGCAGCATTATATTGATAAATATTTTGAGCGTTTCCCAGGTGTTTTAGAATACATGGAAACAACCCGTGAAAAAGCAGCAGAAAATGGTTACGTAGAAACTATTTTTGGCCGCCGTTTACATTTACCAGAAATAAATGCCCGCAATGGAGCACGCCGCAAAGGCGCTGAGCGCGCAGCAATTAATGCCCCTATGCAAGGCACTGCTGCTGATATTATTAAAAAAGCCATGTTAACAGTACATGCATGGGTTAATCAGCAAGCGCCTAATACGGTTAAGCTACTTATGCAGGTACACGATGAATTGGTATTTGAGATTAAAACAGAGTGCACTGAGCAATACACTCAGCAAATTTGTGAGCTGATGTCACAAGCGGCACAGCTAGATGTACCACTTATAGTTGAAGCTGACGAAGGTGATAACTGGGAACAAGCGCACTAA
- a CDS encoding c-type cytochrome: MKKIALSLTILLGALSASNATAFDGDVNAGKEKSATCAACHGPDGNAPVNIYPKIAGQHADYIYKQLTEFKLGMTSGGKEGRMNPVMSGMAMPLSDQDMKDLSAYFASLNMSEGATPKDVQETGAMLYKAGDAERGIPSCAACHGPRGNGSSLAKFPKISFQHPEYIKSQLEQFRDGTRNNDLNGVMQDIAQKLTDKDIETLSKYLGGLH, translated from the coding sequence ATGAAAAAAATAGCACTATCTTTAACTATATTGCTTGGTGCGTTGTCAGCAAGCAACGCAACAGCATTTGATGGCGATGTAAACGCAGGTAAAGAAAAATCAGCAACGTGTGCGGCTTGTCACGGCCCAGACGGTAATGCGCCGGTTAACATCTACCCAAAAATTGCAGGCCAACACGCAGATTACATATACAAACAACTTACTGAATTTAAATTAGGTATGACTTCGGGCGGTAAAGAAGGTCGAATGAATCCAGTAATGAGCGGTATGGCAATGCCATTGAGCGATCAAGATATGAAAGACTTATCTGCTTATTTTGCTTCTTTGAATATGTCTGAAGGTGCTACACCTAAAGATGTTCAAGAAACAGGCGCTATGTTGTACAAAGCGGGTGACGCTGAACGCGGAATTCCATCATGTGCGGCTTGTCATGGTCCACGTGGTAATGGCTCTTCATTAGCTAAATTCCCAAAAATTTCTTTTCAACATCCTGAATACATCAAGTCACAACTTGAACAGTTCAGAGATGGCACTCGTAATAACGACCTAAATGGTGTTATGCAAGATATTGCTCAGAAATTAACTGATAAAGACATTGAAACATTATCTAAATACCTAGGTGGTCTACACTAA
- the rep gene encoding DNA helicase Rep yields MKLNPKQDEAVKYISGPCLVLAGAGSGKTRVITNKIAYLVQKCEYQARNIAAVTFTNKAAKEMRERVLQTLGKQESKGLWVSTFHTLGLEIIKKELKTLGFKPGFSLFDDQDTNQLLGDLTEDELKKDKDLLNLLKMQIGSWKNELILPEQAIREAREPQKALFAQLYARYQNQLRAYNALDFDDLIMIPTLLLSSNATSRERWQQRFRYLLVDEYQDTNTSQYQLVKLLVGERARFTVVGDDDQSIYSWRGARPQNLVLLSKDYPGLRLIKLEQNYRSAGRILKAANILIANNPHEFEKKLFSELGYGEQIKVIGCRDEEHESERVVAEIISHKFMKRTSYKDYAILYRGNHQARGFEKSLMSNRIPYKISGGMSFFSRSEIKDIMAYLRLLVNQDDDNAFLRIVNTPRREIGTVTLEKLGTLANEKHQSLFATCFDNDLGYRLKGRGLNALAGFARWVVELSDNAVRSDTLEAVKDLVRNINYEAYLYESSPSAKAAEMRMKNVSELYRWITDMLTGDADNPPMTLAEVVSKLTLRDMLERNEEEDEADAVQLLTLHASKGLEYPYVFMVGMEEGLLPHQVSIDEDNVDEERRLAYVGITRAQQELTLTYAKIRRQFGETSQTELSRFVQELPQDDLAFENKKAPNTQAERMEKGQARVANLRAMLKKPQ; encoded by the coding sequence ATGAAACTCAATCCTAAACAAGATGAAGCGGTAAAGTACATTAGTGGTCCTTGCTTAGTATTAGCCGGCGCAGGCTCGGGTAAAACGCGAGTTATCACCAACAAAATTGCTTACTTAGTACAAAAATGTGAGTATCAAGCGCGTAATATTGCGGCGGTTACCTTTACCAATAAAGCGGCTAAAGAAATGCGCGAGCGGGTTTTGCAAACCTTGGGAAAACAAGAGTCTAAAGGTTTATGGGTGTCTACCTTTCATACACTAGGACTTGAGATCATTAAAAAAGAGTTAAAAACATTGGGTTTTAAACCCGGTTTTTCGTTGTTTGACGACCAAGATACTAATCAATTACTCGGTGATTTAACCGAAGACGAGCTTAAAAAAGACAAAGACTTACTAAATCTACTTAAAATGCAAATTGGTAGTTGGAAGAATGAGCTTATTTTACCAGAACAAGCTATTCGCGAAGCCAGAGAGCCGCAAAAGGCATTGTTTGCTCAGTTGTATGCGCGTTACCAAAATCAATTAAGAGCGTATAACGCGCTGGATTTTGATGATTTAATTATGATCCCCACGCTGCTTTTAAGTAGTAATGCCACATCACGCGAGCGATGGCAGCAGCGTTTTCGTTATTTACTGGTGGATGAATATCAAGATACCAATACCAGCCAATATCAATTAGTGAAATTACTGGTAGGCGAACGAGCACGCTTTACTGTGGTGGGAGATGACGATCAGTCAATTTACTCTTGGCGTGGTGCTCGTCCACAAAACTTGGTGTTATTAAGTAAAGATTACCCTGGGCTTCGATTAATAAAACTAGAACAGAACTATCGTAGTGCTGGGCGCATTCTTAAAGCGGCCAATATCTTAATTGCAAATAACCCCCATGAGTTTGAAAAAAAGCTCTTTAGTGAGTTGGGCTATGGTGAGCAAATTAAAGTCATTGGCTGTCGTGATGAAGAACATGAATCAGAACGTGTGGTCGCAGAGATTATTTCTCATAAATTTATGAAACGCACCAGCTATAAAGATTACGCTATTTTGTACCGGGGTAACCATCAAGCGCGGGGCTTTGAAAAGTCGTTAATGAGTAACCGAATCCCGTATAAAATTAGTGGTGGAATGTCGTTTTTTTCACGTTCTGAAATTAAAGATATCATGGCTTACTTACGTCTTTTAGTGAATCAAGATGATGACAATGCTTTTTTAAGAATTGTGAATACCCCACGTCGTGAAATTGGTACAGTCACGCTTGAAAAGCTTGGCACCTTAGCTAATGAAAAACACCAAAGCTTATTTGCGACCTGCTTTGATAACGACTTAGGATACAGACTAAAAGGACGTGGTTTAAATGCATTAGCTGGGTTTGCCCGTTGGGTGGTTGAGCTTTCAGATAACGCAGTGCGCAGTGATACACTGGAGGCGGTGAAGGATTTAGTACGTAATATTAATTACGAAGCTTACTTGTATGAATCATCGCCTAGTGCCAAAGCTGCTGAAATGCGGATGAAAAATGTGTCCGAGCTGTATCGCTGGATAACAGACATGTTAACAGGCGATGCCGATAATCCGCCAATGACACTGGCTGAAGTAGTTAGTAAATTGACCCTTCGGGACATGCTAGAGCGAAACGAAGAAGAAGATGAAGCTGATGCCGTACAATTATTAACTTTGCATGCCTCAAAAGGACTCGAGTACCCCTATGTATTTATGGTCGGTATGGAAGAAGGATTGTTACCACACCAAGTAAGCATTGATGAAGATAATGTGGATGAAGAGCGCCGCCTTGCCTATGTAGGTATTACCCGCGCGCAACAAGAGCTGACTTTAACCTATGCTAAAATCCGCCGTCAGTTTGGTGAAACATCACAAACAGAGCTCAGTCGATTTGTGCAAGAGTTACCGCAAGATGACTTAGCCTTTGAAAACAAAAAAGCGCCTAACACCCAAGCTGAACGTATGGAAAAAGGCCAAGCTCGGGTTGCAAATTTAAGAGCAATGCTGAAAAAGCCACAATAA
- the elbB gene encoding isoprenoid biosynthesis glyoxalase ElbB yields the protein MKNIAVILAGCGVFDGSEINEVVLTLLHIEKNNAKYQCFAPDITQYHTLNHITGEEMAESRNVLVESARITRGNIKSLAELDITQFDALIIPGGFGVAKNLSDFAINGTNAKVNDEVLSACKAFAKANKATGYMCIAPALLPFIYNKPQLTIGNDSDTADALTTLGAEHIECKVDDIVIDKNNKLVTTPAYMLAQSIMDADAGIEKLVRNVLAIS from the coding sequence ATGAAAAATATAGCGGTAATTTTAGCAGGTTGTGGCGTATTTGATGGCAGTGAAATTAATGAAGTAGTGCTTACTTTATTACACATTGAAAAAAACAACGCGAAATATCAGTGTTTTGCACCCGATATTACGCAGTACCATACTCTTAATCACATTACTGGTGAAGAAATGGCAGAGTCGCGTAATGTATTAGTGGAATCGGCTCGAATCACCCGTGGCAATATAAAGTCACTCGCTGAATTAGACATTACACAATTTGACGCTTTAATTATTCCTGGCGGCTTTGGTGTAGCTAAAAACTTATCTGACTTTGCTATTAATGGCACTAACGCGAAAGTAAATGACGAAGTACTGAGCGCTTGTAAAGCATTTGCAAAAGCAAATAAAGCCACCGGTTATATGTGTATTGCACCCGCTTTATTGCCATTCATTTATAATAAACCACAGCTCACTATTGGTAATGATAGCGACACGGCCGATGCTTTAACCACATTAGGCGCTGAGCATATTGAGTGTAAAGTGGATGATATTGTTATTGATAAAAATAATAAGCTGGTTACAACACCTGCTTATATGTTGGCACAATCAATTATGGATGCCGATGCAGGAATCGAAAAACTAGTACGTAACGTATTGGCCATTAGCTAA
- a CDS encoding bifunctional diguanylate cyclase/phosphodiesterase, producing MEDKLIVPNSVVRQNKRLKALLKKYKHAYHLHNALIQLSEQASTVAELTLLYPAIHDILQKYVPSKSFYVVLVDPQSQQLELSYFSDEKDGIAVPLNRDNNFEEGATGYVFKQGKTTYFTKQQMHDAAQQGLFKALGTPAEHWVGVPVYQERNIIGVLAAQSYDTEQGYSSQQINLLEAMSLYLATAIERVKKRELLESEVKLRTRALTQSNDALNVEIQQRKGALQRQQILFKISELTTQAKNLDDAYFQIHEIIKTITYAKNLYIALYDKESGWISFPYSVDEFQGSTQPRRFAKGYSELVISTEETQIIHPKRAQELLNSGIVEREKPIDESKRATSWLGAPLKTSQGVIGLIVCQAYNNEHLFTHDDAELITFVSHQIATVLQTKLASQALKKSHQELASRVNEKTKELSQANLHLQMQIDERKKIEQQLYHDAHHDSLTGLPNRNLFLTQLEKTLQYYQRNPNEHFAVLFIDLDKFKDINDQLGHHAGDEFLISVSKLFSQCIREHDLLARLGGDEFVVLLTHLTEPNQAEDVANRIIKIMQKPFCTKGVCVQSGASIGITYSKQSYKHTDEIIRDADAAMYYAKNSGKNRFELFHPLLTEPMLQHESQTLHHLDVLPMTFRSSDIITLDEHYQSASLFEAFGEHPVLGFTSFDILKKFANDKEQHTKVELQLIQQAYQQAQNAEIAVALLPCSSLLLEEHEFSLLKATLKQPVNNEQLCLLFDEQELRYASAQQLENLKQLKKLGHSIGLNNFAKDKCELNLVTEIECDYLLLSSTFSKRVLQQESYDLQLQGVLAITKLKQIKVIAKGPSILNFRALLDKHGINLFVAKQHPLTSAIPATLKNSELK from the coding sequence TTGGAAGATAAACTTATTGTACCTAATAGCGTAGTGCGCCAAAATAAACGACTAAAAGCACTATTAAAAAAGTACAAACATGCCTACCACCTCCACAATGCCCTGATACAATTATCAGAGCAAGCAAGTACTGTTGCCGAGCTAACCTTACTTTACCCTGCTATTCATGACATTTTACAAAAGTATGTTCCGAGTAAAAGCTTTTATGTGGTGCTGGTTGATCCCCAGTCACAACAGTTAGAATTATCTTATTTTTCTGATGAAAAAGATGGCATTGCAGTACCACTTAATCGAGATAATAATTTTGAAGAAGGCGCAACGGGTTATGTCTTCAAGCAAGGGAAAACCACTTACTTTACCAAACAGCAAATGCATGATGCTGCCCAGCAAGGCTTATTTAAAGCATTGGGTACACCTGCAGAACACTGGGTAGGCGTTCCTGTTTATCAAGAAAGAAACATTATTGGTGTGTTAGCCGCGCAAAGTTACGACACAGAACAAGGTTACAGTTCGCAACAAATAAACCTGCTTGAGGCCATGTCACTCTATTTAGCCACCGCAATTGAACGGGTTAAAAAACGAGAGTTACTCGAATCAGAAGTAAAATTAAGAACCCGAGCATTAACGCAAAGTAATGACGCTTTAAATGTTGAAATACAACAGCGAAAAGGTGCCCTGCAACGCCAGCAAATATTATTCAAAATTTCAGAGCTGACAACCCAAGCCAAAAATTTAGATGATGCTTATTTTCAAATACACGAAATAATAAAAACCATTACTTACGCAAAAAACCTTTATATTGCCTTGTATGATAAAGAATCAGGTTGGATCAGTTTTCCCTACAGTGTCGATGAATTCCAAGGCAGCACTCAACCACGGCGCTTTGCAAAAGGCTACAGTGAACTGGTTATAAGCACCGAAGAAACACAAATAATTCATCCGAAAAGAGCTCAAGAGTTATTAAATAGTGGCATTGTAGAGCGTGAAAAACCAATTGATGAATCCAAGAGAGCCACCAGCTGGCTAGGCGCTCCGCTAAAAACTTCGCAAGGCGTTATAGGATTAATTGTTTGCCAAGCTTATAATAATGAACACCTTTTTACACATGATGATGCAGAGCTAATCACCTTTGTATCGCATCAAATTGCCACGGTATTACAAACAAAATTAGCTTCACAGGCACTAAAAAAGAGCCACCAAGAACTTGCCTCACGAGTTAATGAAAAAACTAAAGAATTGAGCCAAGCAAATTTACATTTGCAAATGCAAATTGATGAACGTAAAAAAATAGAACAACAGCTTTATCACGATGCTCACCATGACTCACTAACAGGCTTACCAAATCGGAATTTATTTTTAACTCAACTAGAAAAAACCCTGCAATATTATCAACGCAATCCAAATGAGCACTTTGCTGTATTGTTTATTGACCTTGATAAGTTTAAAGATATCAATGATCAGCTCGGGCATCATGCCGGCGATGAGTTTTTAATTAGTGTTAGTAAACTATTCTCACAATGTATTCGTGAGCATGACTTATTAGCCCGTCTAGGCGGAGATGAGTTTGTAGTATTACTAACCCATTTAACTGAGCCAAATCAGGCAGAAGATGTTGCCAATCGCATTATAAAAATTATGCAAAAGCCGTTTTGTACTAAAGGCGTGTGTGTACAAAGTGGCGCCAGTATTGGGATAACCTATTCAAAGCAAAGCTATAAACATACCGATGAAATCATTCGCGACGCCGATGCTGCTATGTATTATGCTAAAAATTCAGGTAAAAACCGCTTTGAGTTATTTCATCCACTGCTCACTGAGCCTATGTTGCAACATGAGTCACAAACATTGCATCACCTTGATGTATTGCCTATGACGTTTCGTAGCTCAGATATTATCACCTTGGATGAGCATTATCAGAGTGCATCGTTATTTGAGGCTTTTGGTGAACACCCAGTCCTTGGCTTTACCAGTTTTGATATTTTAAAGAAATTTGCGAATGATAAAGAACAACATACCAAAGTTGAACTACAACTCATCCAACAAGCTTACCAACAAGCACAAAATGCAGAGATAGCCGTTGCGCTATTGCCTTGCTCCAGTTTACTGTTAGAAGAGCATGAATTTTCTTTACTAAAAGCGACACTAAAACAACCGGTAAACAATGAACAGCTTTGCTTGTTGTTTGATGAGCAGGAGCTGCGTTATGCCAGCGCACAGCAATTAGAGAACTTAAAACAGCTTAAAAAACTCGGTCATTCGATTGGCTTAAACAATTTCGCAAAAGACAAATGCGAGCTTAATTTGGTGACTGAAATAGAGTGTGATTATTTACTCCTTAGCTCCACCTTCAGTAAACGAGTATTACAACAAGAAAGCTACGATTTACAGTTGCAGGGGGTGTTGGCTATTACTAAGCTTAAACAGATAAAAGTGATAGCTAAAGGCCCATCAATATTAAACTTTAGAGCTCTTTTAGATAAACACGGCATAAACCTATTCGTTGCTAAACAGCACCCACTAACCAGCGCTATACCAGCTACACTTAAAAACTCAGAATTAAAATAG
- the yihA gene encoding ribosome biogenesis GTP-binding protein YihA/YsxC produces the protein MLKSRIKYNTASFVTSAPDITKLPADTGIEVAFAGRSNAGKSSALNALTDQKLARTSKTPGRTQLINTFELADVDDMRLIDLPGYGFAKVPIEMKKKWQKSLGEYLQKRQSLKGIVVLMDIRHPLKDLDRDLINWAVGSEIPVLALLTKADKLKQGPRKSQVLSVRRELSELDGDITVHAFSSLKGTGLPEVAKKLDEWYLGPIVAIPPADTE, from the coding sequence GTGCTCAAATCTCGTATCAAGTATAACACTGCGTCTTTTGTTACAAGCGCGCCAGACATCACTAAATTACCTGCTGATACGGGAATTGAAGTCGCGTTTGCCGGTCGCTCAAATGCAGGTAAATCAAGTGCGCTTAATGCCCTTACCGATCAAAAGTTAGCACGTACTAGTAAAACACCTGGCCGTACTCAGCTGATCAACACATTTGAACTTGCCGATGTCGATGACATGCGCCTAATTGACTTACCAGGTTATGGCTTTGCGAAAGTGCCAATTGAAATGAAAAAGAAATGGCAAAAGTCGCTAGGCGAATACCTACAAAAACGTCAAAGCTTAAAAGGTATTGTGGTGTTGATGGATATTCGTCATCCATTAAAAGATTTAGACCGTGATTTAATTAATTGGGCTGTAGGTAGTGAAATTCCAGTATTGGCACTATTAACTAAAGCAGATAAGCTCAAGCAAGGTCCACGTAAATCACAGGTACTTAGTGTTCGTCGTGAATTGAGTGAATTAGATGGCGATATAACAGTTCATGCATTTTCATCACTTAAAGGCACAGGCTTACCAGAAGTCGCTAAAAAGTTAGATGAGTGGTACTTAGGTCCAATCGTAGCAATTCCACCTGCTGACACAGAGTAA
- a CDS encoding c-type cytochrome, giving the protein MKKLSAAALLVLATTAYAQPYDNSMTEDAIKKRLAPIGAVYLEGEKVAVAAPTGPRSGEQVYQAACFACHGTGALGAPKSADDWAPRIAKGKDTLLDHAINGFNAMPPRGTCMDCSDDEISAAIDFMTAN; this is encoded by the coding sequence ATGAAAAAACTATCAGCTGCAGCATTACTTGTGCTAGCAACCACCGCATACGCACAGCCATATGATAACTCTATGACTGAAGATGCAATTAAAAAACGTTTAGCGCCTATTGGTGCTGTTTACCTTGAAGGTGAGAAAGTAGCGGTTGCTGCACCAACAGGTCCTCGTTCAGGCGAGCAAGTATATCAAGCAGCCTGTTTTGCTTGTCACGGCACAGGTGCTTTAGGCGCTCCTAAATCAGCTGACGATTGGGCTCCTCGTATCGCTAAAGGAAAAGACACCTTATTAGATCATGCGATCAATGGCTTTAATGCCATGCCACCGCGTGGAACGTGTATGGATTGTTCTGATGATGAAATAAGCGCAGCAATCGATTTCATGACCGCTAACTAA
- a CDS encoding YceI family protein: protein MFKTLAVAGLSLSCLLVSGVASANWQLLNDKSQLSFVSIKKNSIAEASHFTQLSGQLSEQGQFSVNVDLTSAETFIPIRNERLSKILFESDTFANAVLTADLSDKLSLIKQPGQYVLKGVSAELDFHGHKKPLAVDVLVSSAENGDLSVASFKPIIINSDDFKVTEGIMQLQKLAGLPSIATAVPVTFALTFKKQ, encoded by the coding sequence ATGTTTAAAACATTAGCTGTAGCAGGTTTATCTTTATCATGTTTACTAGTTTCAGGTGTTGCATCGGCAAACTGGCAGTTACTCAATGATAAAAGCCAATTAAGTTTTGTCTCAATTAAAAAAAATAGCATTGCTGAGGCAAGCCATTTTACTCAGTTATCAGGGCAATTGAGTGAGCAAGGTCAGTTTAGCGTAAATGTTGATTTAACCTCAGCTGAAACGTTTATTCCTATTCGTAACGAGCGCCTAAGCAAAATTTTGTTTGAATCTGACACTTTTGCAAATGCAGTATTAACCGCTGACTTATCTGATAAATTGTCACTTATTAAGCAGCCTGGGCAGTACGTATTAAAAGGTGTTAGCGCCGAGCTAGACTTTCACGGTCATAAAAAGCCACTTGCAGTTGATGTACTTGTTAGTAGTGCGGAAAACGGGGATTTAAGCGTAGCATCATTCAAGCCTATTATTATTAATAGCGATGACTTTAAAGTCACCGAAGGGATAATGCAGTTACAAAAACTAGCCGGCTTACCTTCGATTGCTACTGCGGTACCGGTTACTTTTGCACTGACCTTTAAAAAACAGTGA
- a CDS encoding DUF1285 domain-containing protein, which yields MISLNELSKQLSEPSKPFEQWQPAHCGQLPLLIDVQGKWFYAGSEITRQAMIKLFASVLCREDGQFYLKTPVEKIAIEVKDAPFIIVSWHRESTSDGDVICCIDNLQRTWLLSRAEPLYINNYKGAAVPYMQLPYGCFARVARNVFYQWAEIAETDELGYFITSANERFYLG from the coding sequence GTGATTTCTCTTAACGAACTTAGTAAGCAACTAAGCGAGCCAAGTAAACCTTTTGAACAATGGCAGCCTGCTCATTGCGGGCAATTGCCACTGCTGATTGACGTGCAAGGTAAATGGTTTTATGCGGGTAGTGAAATTACCCGCCAAGCCATGATAAAGCTGTTTGCTAGTGTGTTGTGTCGCGAAGATGGACAGTTTTATTTAAAAACGCCAGTAGAGAAAATTGCGATTGAGGTTAAGGATGCGCCATTTATTATTGTAAGTTGGCATCGTGAGTCGACATCTGATGGTGATGTTATTTGTTGTATTGATAACCTACAGCGTACCTGGCTACTAAGTCGTGCTGAGCCGCTATATATTAATAATTACAAAGGCGCTGCAGTGCCTTATATGCAATTACCCTATGGTTGTTTTGCGCGAGTTGCCAGAAATGTGTTTTATCAGTGGGCTGAAATAGCCGAAACAGATGAGCTCGGCTATTTTATTACCTCCGCGAATGAGCGGTTTTATTTAGGGTAA